DNA sequence from the Bradyrhizobium diazoefficiens genome:
AGACTTTGCGCGCAACGGCGATCAGGAAAATCACGCCGATGGTCACGTGGGTGCCGTGGAAGCCGGTGATCATGAAGAAGCTCGCACCGAACTGCTCCGCACCCCATGGGTTGCCCCAGGGTCGGACGCCTTCCGTGATCAGCTTGGTCCATTCGAAGGCCTGCATTCCGACGAAGGTTGCGCCGAACGCTGCCGTGACCAGCATTAGGGCCGCGGTTCTGATTCGATCGCGGCGGTAGCCGAAATTGACGGCCATCGCCATCGTGCCGCTGCTGCTGATCAGGATGAAGGTCATGATGGCGATCAGGATCATCGGGATGTGTGTATCGCCGATATTGAGGGCAAAGACCTCGCTGGTATTGGGCCAGGGTACGGTCGTCGACATGCGCGCGGTCATGTAGGAGAGCAGGAAGCAACTGAAAATGAAGGTGTCGCTGAGGAGGAAGATCCACATCATGGCCTTGCCCCAGGACACGTTCTTGAAGGCGCGCTGATCCGAAGCCCAGTCGGCAGCGATGCCTTGCCAGCCCGGAAGTCGCCCGGCGCCTTGCCCTGTACTTGTCAGTACGGTCTCGGCCATCTCGTCCTCCCCTCCCTAGCTCAGCAACTGGCGACAGATGTCGACGAAATCGTCCGTCCAGCCCGTCAGGAG
Encoded proteins:
- a CDS encoding heme-copper oxidase subunit III family protein, translating into MAETVLTSTGQGAGRLPGWQGIAADWASDQRAFKNVSWGKAMMWIFLLSDTFIFSCFLLSYMTARMSTTVPWPNTSEVFALNIGDTHIPMILIAIMTFILISSSGTMAMAVNFGYRRDRIRTAALMLVTAAFGATFVGMQAFEWTKLITEGVRPWGNPWGAEQFGASFFMITGFHGTHVTIGVIFLIAVARKVLRGDFDVERRGFFTSRKGYYEIVEIMGLYWHFVDLVWVFIFALFYLW